The segment CGACGACATCTTTCTTGCCATCGACCCGATTGATGTGACCGGGCTGGGTGACCGGAGCCGGCGGAACTGGTTTCCCGTGGACGCGCGGGACCTCTTCATGTCGGCAGGTAAGCTTGGGGTCGGCGAAACTGAGATCAAGCAGCTGTTGACGAGATGTGGTTTCTTTGGCGCATAGAGGTGTTTTCCAGGATGTTTTCAACCTCCTTGCAGCACCGGGAAACATGGGATAATCTCCCAGCGTGAATATCAGGCTTGCAACGCTTCTCCTGTTCGCTGTTGTTTCAGGAAGCAACATCTCCGCAGGCTCCGGTGAGTACGCGACTGCGCCGAAAAAGAAGGTTTATGTCCTCCCGATCCGTGAAGATATCATGCCGCCACTGGTTTATCTGGTGCGCCGCGGTGTCAAGGAGGCGATGGACGCGAAGGCTGACTTGCTTGTGCTCGACATGGATACCAACGGTGGGCGCGTGGATGTGACAGAGGAAATCATTGAGATTCTGAACAACTTTAAAGGCCAGACTGCGACGTTCGTAAATAAAAAAGCCTTTTCTGCCGGAGCTTTCATTTCGATTGCGACACAGAAGATTTTCATGGCACCGCAGAGTGTCATTGGAGCCGCTGCGCCCATCATGATGGCTCCTGGTGGCGGAGTTCAGGACATGCCGGAAACGATGCAGGCAAAAATGAATTCGGCGCTGCGAGGGCTGGTGCGCACGTCGGCCGAGAAAAACGGTTACAATGTTGAAGTCGTCGAAGCGATGATCGACAAGACAAAGGAATTGAAAGTTGACGGGAAGGTTCTGAACGAAAAAGGTCAGATTCTGACACTGACGAACACCGAGGCGGAGCACGAATATGGAGACCCGCCGAAACCGCTTCTTTCCTCCGGCACGGTGGAGTCTGTCGAAGCGTTGCTGGACAAACTTGGTTACGCGGACGCCGCGCGCGTGGACATCAAACCGACCGGCGTCGAAAGACTGGCGACGTGGATCAACATGATCAGCCCGCTGTTGCTGATCATCGGGATTGCCGGCATTTACATCGAATTCAAGACACCCGGATTTGGCCTGCCAGGCATCGTGGGCATCGTGGCGTTCGCGATTTACTTTT is part of the Candidatus Angelobacter sp. genome and harbors:
- a CDS encoding ATP-dependent Clp protease proteolytic subunit, with product MNIRLATLLLFAVVSGSNISAGSGEYATAPKKKVYVLPIREDIMPPLVYLVRRGVKEAMDAKADLLVLDMDTNGGRVDVTEEIIEILNNFKGQTATFVNKKAFSAGAFISIATQKIFMAPQSVIGAAAPIMMAPGGGVQDMPETMQAKMNSALRGLVRTSAEKNGYNVEVVEAMIDKTKELKVDGKVLNEKGQILTLTNTEAEHEYGDPPKPLLSSGTVESVEALLDKLGYADAARVDIKPTGVERLATWINMISPLLLIIGIAGIYIEFKTPGFGLPGIVGIVAFAIYFFGGYVAGLSGLEWIAVFLVGLALVALELFVFPGTMALGLGGAALMVIALVMAMVDTYPGMPALPTFKMLQLPLR